The Methylomagnum ishizawai genome has a window encoding:
- a CDS encoding lipopolysaccharide biosynthesis protein produces the protein MNPLKKLATQTAVYGLSSIVGRFLNYLLVPLYTYTFKAEAYGVVSEFYAYAGFFAVLLTFGLETGYFRFRNREGAQAAGAYPAALGVLGLANLGFVAAVVAFRQPLAEALRYPDHAEYLVWFALILALDALSALPFARLRAEERAWRFAGVKLTEIAAAIGLNLWFLLGWPWMAGLWPDSPLAAAYDPALGVGYIFLANLIASVFKMLLLLPQLRGCDWRAGLPVIRPLLAYSLPMVVIGFAGVVNEMLDRAILKYMLPYGPDENLRILGVYGACYKLSILMTLFVQAFRYAGEPFFFAYAGRADAKKAYALVLKYFVILCVFIFLLVTLYLDAFKLFIGPEYREGLDVVPILLMANLFLGVYVNLSVWYKLTDRTLMGAWVSLGAAALTVGLNIWWIPTLGYRGSAWAHLASYGGMALVSYLLGRRYYPVPYPLARIGTYLLFGLALYAVDREFVQHCGWNPWGVGSALLGLYLAVSLVADFRPSRLRAP, from the coding sequence TTGAATCCGCTCAAGAAACTCGCCACCCAAACCGCCGTCTACGGGCTGAGCAGCATCGTGGGCCGCTTCCTCAACTATCTGCTGGTGCCGCTCTACACCTACACCTTCAAGGCGGAAGCCTATGGCGTGGTGTCGGAGTTCTATGCCTACGCCGGCTTTTTCGCGGTGCTGCTGACCTTCGGGCTGGAAACCGGCTACTTCCGCTTCCGCAACCGGGAAGGCGCCCAGGCCGCCGGGGCGTATCCGGCGGCCCTGGGGGTCCTGGGGCTGGCGAACCTGGGGTTCGTGGCCGCTGTGGTGGCGTTCCGTCAGCCCTTGGCGGAAGCCTTGCGCTATCCCGACCACGCCGAATATCTGGTGTGGTTCGCCCTGATCCTGGCCCTGGACGCGCTCTCGGCCCTGCCCTTCGCCCGGCTGCGGGCGGAGGAGCGGGCCTGGCGCTTCGCGGGCGTGAAGCTGACCGAAATCGCCGCCGCCATCGGCCTGAACCTGTGGTTCCTGCTGGGCTGGCCCTGGATGGCCGGGCTTTGGCCGGATTCGCCGCTGGCCGCGGCCTACGATCCCGCCCTGGGCGTGGGCTATATCTTCCTCGCCAACCTCATCGCCAGCGTGTTCAAGATGCTGTTGTTGCTGCCGCAACTGCGCGGCTGCGACTGGCGGGCGGGCTTGCCGGTGATCCGGCCCCTGCTGGCCTATTCGCTGCCCATGGTGGTCATCGGCTTCGCGGGCGTCGTCAACGAGATGCTGGACCGCGCCATCCTCAAATACATGCTGCCCTACGGCCCGGACGAGAACCTCCGCATCCTGGGCGTCTATGGCGCGTGCTACAAGTTGTCGATCCTGATGACCTTGTTCGTACAGGCGTTCCGCTACGCCGGGGAGCCGTTCTTCTTCGCCTACGCGGGCCGGGCCGACGCCAAGAAAGCCTATGCCCTGGTGCTGAAATATTTCGTGATCCTCTGCGTGTTCATCTTCCTGCTGGTGACGTTGTACCTGGACGCCTTCAAGCTGTTCATCGGTCCCGAATACCGCGAGGGCTTGGACGTGGTGCCCATCCTGCTCATGGCGAACCTGTTCCTGGGCGTCTACGTCAACCTCTCGGTCTGGTACAAGCTGACCGACCGCACCCTGATGGGGGCGTGGGTGTCGCTGGGGGCGGCGGCGCTGACGGTCGGGCTCAATATCTGGTGGATTCCGACCCTGGGCTACCGGGGTTCGGCCTGGGCGCATCTGGCCTCGTATGGCGGGATGGCCCTGGTGTCCTATCTGCTGGGGCGGCGCTATTACCCGGTGCCCTATCCCTTGGCGCGGATCGGCACCTATCTGCTGTTCGGCCTGGCGCTCTACGCGGTGGACCGCGAGTTCGTGCAGCACTGCGGCTGGAATCCCTGGGGCGTCGGCAGCGCCCTGCTCGGGCTTTATCTGGCCGTGAGCCTGGTGGCGGATTTCCGGCCCTCGCGACTGCGGGCGCCCTGA
- a CDS encoding NAD(P)-dependent alcohol dehydrogenase: MQSMQFKPYGGLAQLGPAEIPIPTPGPRQILVEVAASSVNPIDWKLRGGWLRWIVGLAGFPATPCFDFAGTVEAIGAEVADFKPGDRVFGMSPLKTQGAAAEYLVLDAAYAAPVPAALDDRAAAGLPLAGMTALQALRDPGGLQAGQRALIVGAAGGVGHYAVQIAKALGAGVTGVCSGRNIELVRSLGADEVIDYTQGEPAASKPGFDVILDTVMNRPFGAWRPLLAEAGVYVSLLAKPGPWLQARTLPLYSRQRLRFTAVKPNRADLDYLAGLAQQGALRTVIDSVYPLAELAAALGQSQTGRARGKIIVAVKAK, encoded by the coding sequence ATGCAATCCATGCAATTCAAACCCTATGGCGGCCTCGCCCAGCTCGGCCCGGCCGAAATCCCCATCCCCACGCCCGGTCCCCGGCAAATCCTGGTCGAAGTGGCGGCCAGTTCGGTGAACCCCATCGATTGGAAATTGCGCGGCGGTTGGCTGCGCTGGATCGTGGGCCTGGCCGGCTTTCCCGCCACGCCGTGTTTCGATTTCGCGGGGACGGTCGAGGCCATCGGCGCGGAAGTCGCGGATTTCAAACCCGGCGACCGGGTGTTCGGCATGTCGCCGTTGAAAACCCAGGGCGCGGCGGCGGAATATCTGGTGCTGGACGCCGCCTATGCCGCCCCGGTCCCCGCCGCGCTGGACGACCGGGCGGCGGCGGGCCTGCCCCTGGCCGGGATGACCGCCTTGCAAGCCCTGCGCGACCCAGGCGGCTTACAAGCCGGGCAACGCGCCTTGATCGTCGGCGCGGCGGGTGGCGTCGGCCATTACGCGGTGCAGATCGCCAAGGCCCTGGGCGCGGGGGTCACAGGCGTGTGCAGCGGCCGCAATATCGAACTGGTGCGGAGCCTGGGCGCGGATGAAGTCATCGATTACACCCAAGGCGAACCCGCGGCCTCGAAGCCGGGTTTCGATGTCATCCTCGACACGGTGATGAACCGCCCGTTCGGGGCTTGGCGTCCGCTGTTGGCCGAGGCGGGCGTCTACGTCTCGCTGTTGGCCAAACCCGGCCCTTGGCTCCAGGCCCGGACCCTGCCGCTATATTCGCGCCAACGCCTGCGCTTCACCGCCGTCAAGCCGAACCGGGCCGATCTCGATTATCTGGCCGGTCTGGCCCAGCAAGGCGCGCTCCGCACCGTGATCGACAGTGTTTATCCCCTAGCGGAACTGGCCGCCGCCCTGGGCCAGAGCCAAACGGGGCGGGCGCGGGGGAAAATCATCGTGGCGGTGAAGGCGAAATAG
- a CDS encoding glycogen synthase: MATKNPIRGGQPPVQDTAPSLAITPEPPAATPPEPAYPPIEPEPPFLVPEPEWPQPPEPPAPEAPPSPPETSQEPKLFIVHLTPELAPVAKVGGLADMVFGLTHELQLRGHHVEILLPKYDCLRYDHIWDLHEAYSDLWVPWFNGSIHCTVYFGFVHGRQCFFIEPHSSDNFFNRGCIYGFDDDVLRFAFFSRAAMEFLWQSGKHPDILHCHDWQTALAPVFLYEIYQHLGMTHPRVCFTIHNFKHQGVTGPQLLHATGLNRPEYYAHYDRMRDNHNPHALNLMKAGVVYSNFVTTVSPRHAAEAKDQGQGFGLEPTLHIHHAKYGGVVNGVDYKVWNPEIDPYIPYHYGLDSLDDKYENKRALRDRLMLADSDKPIIAFIGRLDPQKGLELLRHALFYTLHRRGQFVLLGAGADGQINHYFWGLKRQLDDNPDIHIEIGFNEELSHLIYAGADIILMPSRFEPCGLTQLIALRYGTVPVVREVGGLADTVFDRDYSDRPEDERNGYVFKDYDYSGLESALGRAISCYYRHPVEFRELMRNGIRQDFSWNHPGRDYLNIYHYIRDK; this comes from the coding sequence ATGGCCACGAAAAACCCAATCCGAGGCGGACAACCGCCCGTCCAGGACACCGCGCCAAGCCTCGCCATCACGCCAGAACCTCCCGCCGCGACGCCGCCGGAACCCGCCTATCCCCCCATCGAACCGGAACCGCCCTTCCTGGTCCCCGAACCGGAATGGCCGCAACCGCCCGAACCCCCGGCCCCGGAGGCCCCACCCAGCCCGCCCGAGACATCGCAAGAACCCAAGCTCTTCATCGTGCACCTCACCCCGGAGCTGGCCCCGGTCGCCAAGGTGGGCGGACTGGCCGATATGGTGTTCGGCCTGACCCACGAATTACAGCTCAGGGGCCACCACGTCGAAATCCTCCTGCCCAAGTACGATTGCCTGCGCTACGACCATATCTGGGATTTGCACGAGGCCTATAGCGACCTGTGGGTGCCCTGGTTCAACGGTTCCATCCATTGCACCGTGTACTTCGGTTTCGTGCATGGCCGGCAGTGCTTCTTCATCGAACCGCACTCCAGCGACAACTTCTTCAACCGGGGTTGCATTTACGGCTTCGACGACGATGTGCTGCGCTTCGCCTTCTTCTCGCGGGCGGCGATGGAATTCCTATGGCAATCGGGCAAGCATCCCGACATCCTCCATTGCCACGATTGGCAGACCGCCCTGGCCCCGGTGTTCCTGTACGAGATTTACCAGCACCTCGGCATGACCCACCCCAGGGTGTGTTTCACCATCCACAACTTCAAGCACCAGGGCGTGACCGGCCCCCAACTCCTGCACGCCACCGGGCTCAACCGCCCCGAGTATTACGCCCACTACGACCGGATGCGCGACAACCACAACCCGCACGCCCTCAACCTGATGAAGGCCGGGGTGGTGTATTCCAACTTCGTGACCACGGTCTCGCCGCGCCACGCCGCCGAGGCCAAGGACCAGGGCCAAGGCTTCGGGCTGGAGCCGACCCTGCACATCCACCACGCCAAATACGGCGGCGTGGTCAACGGCGTCGATTACAAGGTCTGGAATCCCGAGATCGATCCCTACATCCCCTACCATTACGGGCTGGACAGCCTCGACGACAAATACGAGAACAAGCGGGCGCTCCGCGACCGGCTGATGCTGGCCGACAGCGACAAACCCATCATCGCCTTCATCGGCAGGCTGGACCCGCAGAAGGGCCTGGAATTGCTGCGCCACGCCCTGTTCTACACCCTGCACCGGCGCGGCCAGTTCGTGCTGCTGGGGGCGGGCGCCGATGGCCAGATCAACCATTATTTCTGGGGCTTGAAGCGCCAACTCGACGACAACCCGGACATCCATATCGAAATCGGCTTCAACGAGGAACTCTCCCATCTCATCTACGCCGGGGCCGATATCATCCTGATGCCCAGCCGCTTCGAGCCGTGCGGGCTGACCCAGTTGATCGCCCTGCGCTATGGCACGGTGCCGGTGGTGCGGGAAGTCGGGGGCTTGGCCGATACCGTGTTCGACCGGGATTATTCGGACCGGCCCGAGGATGAGCGCAATGGCTATGTGTTCAAGGATTACGATTACAGCGGGTTGGAATCGGCCCTGGGCCGGGCGATCAGTTGTTATTACCGCCATCCGGTCGAGTTCCGGGAACTGATGCGGAACGGCATCCGCCAGGATTTTTCCTGGAACCATCCGGGGCGGGATTATCTGAACATCTACCACTATATCCGCGATAAATAG
- a CDS encoding retropepsin-like aspartic protease family protein, which produces MHTALRPLLWIACVWTLPAQAAPGDLRDALETLARQGHFAIEGLDRLEPGAVAARAEGTPTQRIKTLLEDYNYLLIGTPNAIEQVRITSRKPTDGPKTSADRAYIKTQRSGSHHQVPAAIVGPNGVAKNLILLVDTGATTLVLPASLIAELGFAPDSLQAGTSQTASGNVPVRIGVLDSVRVGAVSAQNVQVSFIADDKLKGTLLLGMSFLQRFRMTIDDANNELILMAK; this is translated from the coding sequence ATGCATACCGCCCTCCGCCCCTTGCTCTGGATAGCCTGCGTTTGGACGCTGCCGGCCCAGGCCGCGCCGGGCGATCTGCGCGACGCGCTGGAAACCCTCGCCCGGCAAGGCCATTTCGCCATCGAGGGCCTGGACCGGCTGGAACCCGGCGCGGTGGCGGCGCGGGCCGAGGGCACACCCACCCAGCGCATCAAAACCCTGCTCGAAGACTACAACTACCTGCTGATCGGCACGCCCAACGCCATCGAGCAAGTCCGCATCACCAGCCGCAAACCCACGGACGGCCCCAAAACCTCCGCCGACCGCGCCTATATCAAAACCCAGCGCAGCGGCAGCCACCACCAAGTCCCCGCCGCCATCGTCGGTCCCAACGGGGTCGCCAAGAACCTGATCCTGCTGGTCGATACCGGGGCCACCACCCTGGTGCTGCCCGCCTCGCTCATCGCCGAACTGGGTTTCGCGCCCGACAGCCTGCAAGCCGGCACCAGCCAGACCGCCAGCGGCAATGTGCCGGTGCGGATCGGCGTGCTGGACTCGGTGCGGGTGGGCGCGGTATCGGCCCAGAATGTACAGGTCAGCTTCATCGCCGACGACAAGCTGAAAGGCACCCTGCTGCTGGGCATGAGCTTCCTGCAACGCTTCCGCATGACCATCGACGACGCCAACAACGAACTCATCCTGATGGCGAAATAA
- a CDS encoding alpha-amylase family glycosyl hydrolase, protein MKIYNLFPLLAGRLNQWKPHLERAAHMGFDWIFVNPVQQTGQSGSLYSIKDYFALNPKLLAEKGTATPEAQMKAVVTEAEKLGLSMMVDLVINHCAYDSALLKQHPEWFAKKNGQIAHPSCVHDGQEVVWHDLARFDHAHTSDREGLYRYCLKTVEYLLELGFKGLRCDAAYQLPSDFWRRLIADIRKKWPDTVFAAETLGCNPEQTKDTARAGFDYIFNSSKWWDFSSPWLMEQYHLTRETVPSISFPESHDTARLFAEVHGNPDAMKQRYLFAALFSAGVMMPMGFEYGFRKALHVVDSRPEDWETPAIDLTGFIQHVNAVKSRYPVFMEESVTEVLPYHPNHSILLLWKASPKTGGEALIILNKDIWHRQYFHTDNLNHYVQSVAPMVDASPEWAMEYLPAPFGFELAPGMGRILVAGRA, encoded by the coding sequence ATGAAAATCTACAACCTATTCCCCCTATTGGCGGGCCGCCTGAACCAATGGAAACCCCATTTGGAACGCGCCGCCCATATGGGTTTCGATTGGATCTTCGTCAATCCCGTCCAGCAAACCGGCCAATCCGGCAGCCTGTATTCGATCAAGGATTATTTCGCCCTCAACCCCAAGCTCCTGGCCGAGAAAGGCACGGCCACCCCCGAAGCCCAGATGAAGGCCGTGGTGACCGAGGCCGAGAAACTGGGGCTGTCGATGATGGTGGACTTGGTCATCAACCATTGCGCCTACGATTCGGCCCTGCTCAAGCAGCATCCCGAATGGTTCGCCAAGAAGAACGGCCAGATCGCCCATCCGTCCTGCGTCCACGACGGCCAGGAAGTGGTCTGGCACGACTTGGCCCGCTTCGACCACGCCCACACCTCCGACCGCGAAGGCTTGTACCGTTATTGCCTGAAAACCGTCGAATACCTGCTGGAGCTGGGTTTCAAGGGTTTGCGCTGCGACGCGGCCTACCAATTGCCCAGCGATTTCTGGCGGCGCTTGATCGCCGATATCCGTAAAAAATGGCCGGATACGGTGTTCGCCGCCGAAACCCTGGGCTGCAATCCCGAGCAAACCAAGGACACCGCCCGCGCCGGGTTCGATTACATCTTCAACAGCTCGAAATGGTGGGATTTCTCCAGCCCGTGGCTGATGGAGCAATACCATCTGACCCGCGAAACCGTGCCCTCGATCAGCTTCCCGGAAAGCCACGACACCGCCCGCTTGTTCGCCGAGGTCCACGGCAACCCGGACGCCATGAAACAGCGCTATTTATTCGCCGCGCTGTTCTCCGCCGGGGTGATGATGCCGATGGGTTTCGAGTACGGTTTCCGCAAAGCCCTGCATGTGGTGGACAGCCGCCCGGAAGACTGGGAAACCCCCGCCATCGACCTGACCGGCTTCATCCAGCACGTCAACGCGGTGAAAAGCCGCTATCCGGTGTTCATGGAGGAAAGCGTCACCGAGGTGCTGCCTTATCACCCGAACCATTCCATCCTGCTGCTGTGGAAAGCCTCGCCCAAGACCGGCGGCGAAGCCTTGATCATCCTCAACAAGGATATTTGGCACCGGCAGTACTTCCATACCGACAACCTCAACCATTACGTGCAGAGCGTCGCGCCCATGGTCGATGCCTCGCCGGAATGGGCCATGGAGTATCTGCCCGCGCCGTTCGGCTTCGAACTCGCCCCCGGCATGGGACGCATCCTGGTGGCCGGCCGGGCTTGA
- a CDS encoding Crp/Fnr family transcriptional regulator gives MAPNPALAGLKTIPYFMEVSDEALERLAGSALKKTYPKNAVVINEGDEAGALFIVLSGKIQAYLSNESGRTVTLSTQEAGSVFGELSLLDGEPRSASVITLEPTSCFLIPRTAFQNWLKDHPDAAGSIIHNLTKRIRTLTESVRGLALSDVYGRLVKTLQNMAVECDGGWMIRGKPSHQDLANVVGCSREMVSRIMKDLGRGGYIETEGKVLRIVRKLPTSW, from the coding sequence ATGGCGCCAAATCCAGCACTGGCGGGATTGAAAACCATCCCTTATTTCATGGAAGTGTCCGACGAAGCACTGGAACGGCTGGCCGGATCCGCGCTCAAGAAGACCTACCCGAAGAACGCCGTGGTCATCAACGAGGGCGACGAGGCCGGCGCCCTGTTCATCGTGCTGAGCGGCAAGATACAGGCCTATCTCAGCAACGAATCGGGCCGCACGGTGACGCTCTCGACCCAGGAGGCCGGGTCGGTGTTCGGCGAACTGTCCCTGCTCGACGGCGAGCCGCGCTCGGCCTCGGTCATCACCCTGGAACCCACCTCCTGCTTCCTGATCCCGCGCACCGCCTTCCAGAACTGGCTGAAGGACCACCCCGACGCGGCGGGTTCGATCATCCACAACCTGACCAAGCGCATCCGCACCCTGACCGAGAGCGTGCGTGGGCTGGCCCTGTCCGATGTCTACGGGCGCTTGGTGAAAACCTTGCAGAACATGGCGGTGGAATGCGACGGCGGTTGGATGATCCGGGGCAAGCCCAGCCATCAGGATTTGGCGAACGTGGTGGGCTGCTCCCGCGAGATGGTCAGCCGGATCATGAAGGATTTGGGCCGGGGCGGCTATATCGAGACCGAGGGCAAGGTGTTGCGCATCGTCCGCAAGCTGCCGACCTCCTGGTGA
- the lgt gene encoding prolipoprotein diacylglyceryl transferase, protein MTWDVSPIAFTLSFGQFHYSAHWYGLLFASTFVYGTLFFRWLYRREGRPEDEVYDLALYVIGGTVLGARLGHVLFYQPGFYLSHPWKIPAVWEGGLASHGAVAGILLGVWLYARRATDQSFLWVCDRIGMAVPLSGALIRIGNFFNSEILGRATDVPWAVVFSRVDLVPRHPVQLYEALGYLLIFLFQFRYYLKRGDAGPEGYLFGRFFVLVFGARFFLEFFKEGQAEFDSGWAITLGQWLSLPAVAFGLFLIWRARRADRPVPTMG, encoded by the coding sequence ATGACCTGGGACGTCTCCCCCATCGCGTTCACGCTTTCCTTCGGCCAGTTCCATTATTCGGCCCATTGGTACGGGCTGTTGTTCGCCTCGACCTTCGTCTATGGCACCTTGTTCTTCCGTTGGCTCTACCGGCGCGAGGGCCGCCCGGAGGACGAGGTCTACGACCTGGCCCTGTATGTCATCGGCGGCACGGTGCTGGGGGCGCGGCTGGGCCATGTGCTGTTCTACCAGCCCGGTTTCTACCTCAGCCATCCCTGGAAGATCCCGGCGGTCTGGGAAGGCGGGCTGGCCAGCCATGGCGCGGTGGCGGGCATCTTGCTCGGGGTGTGGCTGTATGCGCGGCGGGCCACCGACCAATCCTTCCTCTGGGTCTGCGACCGTATCGGCATGGCCGTGCCCCTGTCCGGCGCCTTGATCCGCATCGGCAATTTCTTCAATTCGGAAATCCTGGGCCGCGCCACCGACGTGCCCTGGGCGGTGGTGTTTTCCCGCGTCGATCTGGTGCCGCGCCATCCGGTACAGCTTTACGAGGCGCTGGGCTACCTGCTGATCTTCCTGTTCCAGTTCCGCTATTACCTGAAGCGCGGCGACGCCGGGCCGGAGGGTTATCTGTTCGGGCGCTTCTTCGTGCTGGTGTTCGGGGCGCGGTTCTTCCTGGAATTCTTCAAGGAAGGGCAGGCCGAATTCGATAGCGGTTGGGCCATCACCCTGGGGCAATGGCTCAGCCTCCCGGCGGTGGCGTTCGGCCTGTTCCTGATCTGGCGGGCACGGCGGGCGGACAGGCCGGTCCCGACCATGGGCTGA